From one Cyanobacterium stanieri PCC 7202 genomic stretch:
- a CDS encoding serine/threonine protein kinase (PFAM: Protein kinase domain~COGs: COG0515 Serine/threonine protein kinase~InterProIPR017442:IPR017441:IPR008271:IPR000719:IPR 020635:IPR002290~KEGG: cyc:PCC7424_0464 serine/threonine protein kinase~PFAM: Serine/threonine-protein kinase-like domain~SMART: serine/threonine protein kinase; Tyrosine-protein kinase, catalytic domain~SPTR: Serine/threonine protein kinase), whose amino-acid sequence MDNILLNRYEIIKHLGTGGFGETYLAKDLHSPTQKRVVVKSLKQIHDKTRSEFIEKLFLKEASTLEELGENCKQIPTLHAYFHHQDRYYLVQEYIEGKSLNKLGIISADKCKEILLSFLEVLKYIHSENIIHRDIKPDNIIIREKDNLPVLIDFGAVKEKMGSFTTEDGSVLSSVIVGTRGFMAPEQSMGRTVFSSDLFALGLTMIYCLTGKSPMEFPSDTMTGELQWQDFVPNLEPRFKEILEKATKMDIPSRYNSAEEMYQDLSAIMGGMLMVSPPLVTPAVENTRLSSPQNTDLKTEVITPVASYEEESNSSAFLMAILGAVVIFLALVAGFFVAQPRQNNEVIVRETEEEVEEEETASVERENGENIDINPVEEETTPINPNPVTQEIPEENNMAEVESPPDNNLPPVEETPPVENNSNPPAQENSPPDNTPVLSTGQAVQTVQSLYSYVSSRQFDSAIALFSPSMQSQFSRSFFENFDRVTVEELTVTSQSAESITLVGYNTYYYPDGTTQREQRNFTVTNINGVPKISSSQFLRVTKPR is encoded by the coding sequence ATGGATAATATACTATTAAATAGATACGAAATAATTAAACATTTAGGCACAGGGGGATTTGGGGAAACCTATCTCGCCAAAGATTTACATAGCCCTACCCAAAAAAGAGTAGTTGTCAAATCCCTAAAACAAATCCATGACAAAACCCGCTCAGAATTTATTGAAAAACTATTTTTAAAAGAAGCCTCTACCCTCGAAGAATTAGGGGAAAATTGTAAACAAATTCCTACCCTCCATGCCTATTTTCATCATCAAGATAGATACTATTTAGTACAAGAATATATTGAAGGAAAAAGTCTTAATAAATTAGGTATTATTTCTGCTGATAAATGTAAAGAAATTCTGCTTTCTTTTTTGGAAGTATTAAAATATATCCACAGTGAAAATATTATCCATCGAGATATAAAACCCGACAATATTATTATCAGGGAAAAAGACAATCTACCTGTCTTAATCGATTTTGGGGCAGTTAAAGAAAAAATGGGTAGCTTTACCACCGAAGACGGTTCAGTTTTAAGCTCTGTAATCGTTGGTACAAGGGGTTTTATGGCACCTGAGCAAAGTATGGGGCGTACGGTTTTTAGCTCGGATTTATTTGCCCTTGGCTTGACGATGATTTATTGTTTAACGGGTAAATCACCCATGGAGTTTCCTTCAGATACCATGACGGGGGAATTGCAGTGGCAAGATTTTGTGCCAAATTTAGAGCCTCGATTTAAGGAAATTTTGGAGAAGGCTACTAAAATGGATATTCCTAGCCGATATAATAGTGCGGAGGAAATGTATCAGGATTTGTCGGCGATTATGGGGGGAATGTTAATGGTTTCTCCTCCCCTTGTGACTCCTGCCGTGGAAAATACTCGGTTATCTTCTCCTCAAAATACTGATTTAAAAACGGAAGTGATAACCCCTGTAGCTAGTTACGAGGAAGAATCTAATTCCTCTGCTTTTTTGATGGCAATTTTGGGGGCAGTAGTTATTTTTCTGGCTTTGGTGGCTGGTTTTTTTGTCGCCCAACCAAGACAAAATAATGAGGTAATTGTTAGGGAGACGGAGGAGGAAGTTGAGGAGGAAGAGACTGCATCTGTGGAAAGGGAGAATGGGGAAAATATAGACATCAATCCTGTGGAGGAAGAAACTACCCCCATAAATCCTAATCCTGTTACCCAAGAAATACCTGAAGAGAATAATATGGCGGAAGTAGAGTCTCCTCCTGATAATAATCTCCCCCCTGTGGAGGAAACTCCCCCTGTGGAAAATAATTCTAATCCTCCTGCACAGGAAAATTCACCTCCTGATAATACTCCTGTACTATCCACTGGACAAGCGGTTCAAACTGTACAATCATTATACTCCTATGTGTCATCAAGGCAGTTTGACAGTGCGATCGCCCTTTTTTCTCCATCTATGCAAAGTCAATTCAGTCGTAGCTTTTTTGAAAATTTTGATCGAGTAACGGTAGAAGAATTGACCGTGACATCTCAATCAGCGGAGTCAATTACCCTCGTGGGTTACAACACTTATTATTATCCTGATGGTACAACCCAAAGGGAACAAAGAAACTTTACCGTAACGAATATTAATGGAGTACCGAAAATTAGTTCATCTCAATTTTTACGAGTGACTAAACCCCGTTAA
- a CDS encoding Tetratricopeptide TPR_1 repeat-containing protein (InterPro IPR001440~KEGG: cyn:Cyan7425_5127 superfamily I DNA and RNA helicase-like protein~PFAM: Tetratricopeptide TPR_1 repeat-containing protein~SPTR: Superfamily I DNA and RNA helicase-like protein), with product MDILFSFSCWNQINKLNYHESNNLLNIIRETITANIEPQKISEYLTNNQPLIINLRIDENNHLIGILLPLPKVIKLIGFSSETELDLERYSYHSKTIDIDQDLNDIITKIHGNFQLSNHAISSITIEENDFYLRNLTLNNFNNSSIILSTQQKEFLDKNNTLPILLSGNQGTGKTTISLYHALSKIVKNQNNPEYKIVYLTSTQSEQKQVKNIVKTLNKTTPKNLVIKDYQSFTKNFATENELKTKHQFFAQRQITEYKFKEQFCQENNLSNIDINLLWQEIKQLIKGSHKSLKNSQGLITLNDYLAFKHQSLFSLDTDFNQVYEVASQYQQWLENNNYWDQIDLVQHILKKLPDNYSGTYNAIYIDDIDRLSEIEIQLIFKLLKIENKQEYIPQLFITGEDNSHLIRGHFNWGRVKKIALEEYLKSPQWIKIRPSLEPKYFNCSFSTTDKINYLLNCIVNLALRDEAKEEVVFHNQLSWIKSHYKPLIVSTTETEILSQGDRFSGSHSIIVKTAREKEKLANVFPKDSERILLVNEINDLQFDQVLIWNFFENIEDIFQQNRDFQRNFYQDLFVAIKSAKKRIYFYDQFNNSFWNQDEISNLVELGYPTELGEFFSGDREEDIDVVIDNYLYTGSYKAYKICSQIYFQANDILGAARIEALLEEVKGNWGQAGDIWNKLQIFDEAIRCWNEVDGKLWEAKWATTKRENWSQRGLYFEQKRDFDLANFCYDKAKDFAGKLRCLEANNDWEIAGDKCQEKELLSQAQKYYELADKYYQSKGQFQSAVKMWTRLERLDKVALIWENLEQWEKAGNCWQKQGNIQRAADCWQKAQKWSEAQKCWLELGKWNNLGLSYESQGQWVSAAQIWQKEGNLQRAGFCYQNANEWALAEDLWRKLEYWGYVAIALQQQKKWQEAAQMWEKTSPYELQALCYERLENWEKAKEAWLKANKWSQSIICAEKEEKWEEAAESWENLGEWQSAGKAWEKAGEIEKAALCYEQGNFWGEAEECWRQLEDESAIAITLEKQEKWALAGEIWQELGEWKSAGKAWEKAGDIEKAALIYETGNHWREAEECWRLLGNEAKTEAAATKQGTWVAAAHDWLKSNQIEQAALCYEKCQDWERAEKYWQQAKNWEKLAQVSEQQNKWQQAAQAHLKDDHPEKAALCYETLEDWQKAEECWRKAWKWEQLARVCEQQQKWKEAADAWMKADNLEKAVNYYEKIQDWESAEECWRQLSNWERLAIVCENQAKWEEAAQLWTFLNNWQKAALACLAMDDVETAIKYYEKGNYTEEADKLRKNN from the coding sequence ATGGATATACTTTTCTCTTTTTCCTGTTGGAATCAAATAAATAAATTAAATTATCATGAAAGTAATAATCTCTTAAATATCATTAGAGAAACCATTACGGCAAATATTGAACCACAAAAAATATCAGAATATCTGACCAATAATCAACCATTGATTATTAATCTTAGGATAGATGAAAATAATCATCTTATTGGTATTCTATTACCCCTGCCAAAAGTAATTAAATTGATCGGCTTTTCCTCGGAAACTGAACTTGATTTAGAAAGATATTCTTACCATAGTAAAACCATTGATATTGACCAAGATTTGAATGATATTATTACTAAAATCCATGGAAATTTCCAACTTAGTAATCATGCAATATCTAGCATAACTATCGAGGAAAATGATTTTTATCTTCGTAACTTAACACTGAATAACTTTAACAATAGTTCCATAATTTTATCCACTCAACAAAAAGAATTTTTAGACAAAAATAATACCCTCCCTATTCTTTTATCAGGTAATCAAGGAACAGGAAAAACTACTATTTCTCTATATCATGCCCTAAGCAAAATAGTTAAAAATCAAAATAATCCTGAATATAAAATTGTTTATCTCACCAGTACCCAAAGCGAACAAAAACAAGTTAAAAACATTGTCAAAACATTAAACAAAACTACCCCTAAAAATTTAGTAATCAAAGATTATCAATCATTCACGAAAAATTTTGCTACAGAAAATGAATTAAAAACTAAACATCAATTCTTTGCTCAAAGACAAATCACAGAATACAAATTTAAAGAACAGTTTTGTCAAGAAAATAATCTCTCTAATATTGACATCAATCTTCTTTGGCAGGAAATTAAACAATTAATAAAAGGTTCTCATAAATCTCTCAAAAATAGTCAAGGGCTAATTACTTTAAATGACTATTTAGCATTCAAACATCAAAGTCTCTTTTCTCTTGACACTGATTTTAACCAAGTTTATGAAGTAGCCAGTCAGTATCAACAGTGGTTAGAAAATAATAATTATTGGGATCAAATCGATTTAGTTCAGCATATTCTTAAAAAACTTCCTGACAACTATTCTGGCACTTACAATGCTATTTATATAGATGACATAGATAGATTAAGTGAAATTGAAATACAACTTATTTTTAAATTATTAAAAATAGAAAATAAGCAGGAATATATACCCCAATTATTTATCACAGGAGAAGATAATTCCCACTTAATTAGAGGACATTTCAACTGGGGAAGGGTGAAAAAAATTGCCCTAGAGGAATATTTAAAATCCCCTCAATGGATTAAAATCCGTCCTAGCCTAGAGCCTAAATATTTTAACTGTAGTTTTTCCACCACGGATAAAATCAACTATTTGCTTAATTGTATTGTTAACCTTGCACTTCGGGATGAAGCCAAAGAAGAAGTTGTTTTTCACAATCAGTTATCTTGGATTAAGTCTCATTATAAACCGTTAATTGTTTCTACTACAGAAACAGAAATTTTGAGCCAAGGAGATAGATTTAGTGGTAGTCATAGTATTATTGTTAAAACGGCACGGGAAAAGGAAAAACTTGCTAATGTATTTCCTAAAGATAGTGAAAGGATTTTGTTAGTTAATGAGATTAACGATTTGCAGTTTGATCAGGTTTTAATTTGGAACTTTTTTGAGAACATAGAGGATATTTTTCAGCAAAATAGAGACTTTCAAAGAAATTTTTATCAAGATTTATTTGTAGCCATAAAAAGTGCTAAAAAAAGAATTTATTTCTATGATCAATTTAATAATAGTTTTTGGAATCAAGACGAAATTAGTAATTTAGTGGAGTTGGGTTATCCTACGGAATTAGGCGAATTTTTCTCTGGGGATAGGGAAGAAGATATTGATGTTGTCATTGATAATTATTTATATACAGGCTCTTATAAAGCCTATAAAATCTGTAGTCAAATCTATTTTCAGGCCAATGATATTTTGGGGGCGGCTAGAATTGAGGCGTTATTAGAAGAGGTAAAAGGAAATTGGGGACAGGCAGGAGATATTTGGAATAAGTTACAAATTTTCGATGAGGCTATTCGTTGTTGGAATGAGGTAGATGGGAAGTTATGGGAGGCAAAATGGGCGACGACGAAAAGAGAAAATTGGAGTCAAAGGGGATTATATTTTGAGCAAAAAAGGGATTTTGATCTAGCTAATTTTTGTTATGATAAAGCAAAAGATTTTGCTGGAAAATTACGCTGTTTAGAAGCTAACAATGATTGGGAAATAGCAGGGGATAAATGTCAAGAAAAAGAGCTATTATCTCAGGCACAAAAATATTATGAATTAGCGGATAAATATTATCAATCAAAGGGTCAATTTCAGTCTGCAGTAAAAATGTGGACGAGGTTGGAAAGGTTAGATAAGGTTGCTTTAATTTGGGAAAATTTGGAGCAGTGGGAGAAGGCTGGAAATTGTTGGCAAAAACAAGGAAACATTCAGAGGGCTGCGGATTGTTGGCAAAAGGCACAAAAATGGTCAGAGGCACAAAAATGTTGGTTGGAGTTGGGTAAGTGGAATAATTTGGGTTTGTCCTATGAAAGTCAAGGGCAATGGGTATCTGCGGCACAAATATGGCAAAAAGAAGGTAATTTACAAAGGGCTGGTTTTTGTTATCAGAATGCCAATGAGTGGGCTTTGGCGGAGGATTTATGGCGAAAATTGGAGTATTGGGGCTATGTGGCGATCGCACTTCAACAACAAAAAAAATGGCAAGAGGCGGCACAAATGTGGGAGAAAACAAGCCCCTATGAGTTACAAGCCCTGTGTTACGAAAGATTAGAAAATTGGGAAAAAGCCAAAGAAGCATGGTTAAAAGCCAATAAATGGAGTCAGAGCATTATCTGTGCCGAAAAAGAAGAAAAATGGGAAGAAGCCGCCGAAAGTTGGGAAAATTTGGGAGAATGGCAATCCGCAGGTAAGGCATGGGAAAAGGCAGGAGAAATAGAAAAAGCTGCCCTTTGTTATGAGCAGGGAAATTTTTGGGGCGAAGCCGAAGAATGTTGGCGTCAATTAGAAGATGAAAGTGCGATCGCCATTACCCTAGAAAAACAAGAAAAATGGGCCTTGGCAGGGGAAATTTGGCAAGAATTAGGAGAATGGAAATCCGCAGGTAAAGCATGGGAAAAAGCAGGAGACATAGAAAAAGCCGCCCTCATCTACGAAACAGGCAACCACTGGCGTGAAGCCGAAGAATGTTGGCGCCTCCTAGGCAACGAAGCCAAAACCGAAGCTGCCGCCACCAAACAAGGTACATGGGTAGCCGCCGCCCACGACTGGTTAAAATCAAACCAAATTGAACAAGCCGCCCTCTGTTACGAAAAATGCCAAGACTGGGAAAGAGCAGAAAAATACTGGCAACAGGCCAAAAACTGGGAAAAACTAGCTCAAGTATCCGAACAACAAAACAAATGGCAACAAGCCGCCCAAGCCCATCTCAAGGACGATCACCCAGAAAAAGCAGCCCTCTGCTACGAAACACTCGAAGATTGGCAAAAAGCCGAAGAATGTTGGCGAAAAGCGTGGAAATGGGAGCAATTAGCCCGAGTTTGCGAACAACAACAAAAATGGAAAGAGGCTGCCGACGCTTGGATGAAAGCCGACAACCTCGAAAAAGCAGTTAACTATTACGAAAAAATCCAAGACTGGGAAAGCGCCGAAGAATGTTGGCGCCAACTCTCCAACTGGGAAAGACTTGCCATTGTCTGTGAAAATCAAGCCAAATGGGAAGAAGCCGCCCAACTATGGACATTTTTAAATAATTGGCAAAAAGCCGCCCTCGCCTGTTTGGCAATGGATGATGTTGAAACCGCCATCAAATACTACGAAAAAGGCAATTACACCGAGGAAGCAGACAAACTGAGAAAAAATAATTAA